TTATTCCTCTTGAGTTAACGCATAAGTGTTTTGCATCTATCACACAAGCTACATCTTCAGTCCCAAGCGCTATTTGTAATTCTTGAACAATTTGCATGGTTAAACGCTCTTGAACTTGAGGTCTTTTAGCATAATATTCTACGATACGATTCATTTTGGATAAACCAATAACAGTTCCGTTTGAAATATAGGCTACATGAGCTCTACCTATTATAGGTAATAAATGATGTTCACAAGTAGAATACACGATAATATTCTTCTCCACCAACATTTCTCCATATTTGTAATTGTTGTCAAACGTTGATGCTTTTGGTTTTCTATTAGGATTTAATCCACCAAAAATTTCTTTAACAAACATTTTTGCTACTCTATTTGGGGTTCCTTTAAGACTATCATCCGTTAAATCCATTCCTAGGGTTAGTAGAATGTTTTCAACATCTTTTTTTATTTTTTCAATTTTATCATCATCAGAGATGTCAAATGCATCTTTTCTAATTGGATTATTTGCGGACAAACTCACGTGATTGTCACCTATTTCGTCTTGAAATTCTTCGTTTTTTATCATTAAAAGAAACTATTATAGTGGGTATATTTATTCAAGCGGTAAAGATAATAATAAATAACAAAGTTTTTCAATGGCGCTTACTATTTAAGAGTACTTTATGGCTTTGCATGTTGTTTTTTATCGTTTTTTTTCTAAAAAAAAGAAAGGCAAAACTACAGTAGATTTGCCTTTCATTTCATGGATAAAAATTGTTTTTATAACGCGTTGTAAGCTGGAATTGCAGCTTTTAAAATGGCAACGGCTTTAATTAAATCTTCTTTCTTTAAGACATACGCTATACGTACTTGGTTTAAACCCATTCCTGGAGAAGAGTAAAAGCCAGCAGCTGGTGCTACCATAACAGTTTCACCATTCAAGTCAAAACTTTCTAGTAACCATTGTGCAAAAGCATCAGCGTTATCTATTGGTAATTGTGCGATACAGTAAAAAGCACCTTTTGGCTTACTGATAACAACACCATCAATTTTGTTTAACTCTTCAATTAAGGTATCACGTCTTTCTCTATATTCTGATATAACTTCGTCAAAATAAGATTGAGGTGTATCTAAAGCTGCTTCGCTAGCAATTTGTTCTATGGTAGGTGGACTCAAACGTGCTTGTGCAAATTTCATAGCCGCTGCCATCACTTCTTTATTTTTTGATGTGATACAGCCTATTCTTGCGCCACACATGCTGTAACGTTTTGATACAGAATCAATCATAATTGCGTGCTCCTCAAGTCCAGGAATACTCATTACAGAATAATGTACATCACCATCATAAGTAAACTCACGGTACACTTCATCTGAGATTAAAAACAAATCATGCTTTTTTACAAGTTCTGCCAGTTGCAGAATTTCTTCTTTTGAGTATAAATAACCTGTTGGATTTCCAGGATTACAAATCAAGATTGCTTTTGTTTTTGCTGTAATTAACTTTTCAAAATCGGCTACTGCTGGCAGTGCAAACCCATTTTCAATAGTCGATATTACTGGAACAACGGTAACACCTGAAGCAGTTGAAAAACCATTGTAGTTTGCATAAAAAGGTTCTGGAATAATAATTTCATCCCCTTGATCCATGGTGCTTCCCATTGCAAAAAGTAATGCTTCAGAACCTCCAGTGGTAATTATAATATTTTCTGTAGATACATCAATACCTTGTTGGGTGTAATAATTCGATAATTTTTTACGATACGATTCATTTCCAGCAGAATGACTGTATTCTAAGATGGTTAAGTCAATATTTTTTACAGCTTGCATTGCAACTTCAGGAGTTTTTATGTCTGGTTGTCCAATGTTTAGGTGGTATACTTTATGACCTTTCTTTTTTGCAATTTCAGAGAATGGGACCAATTTACGTATTGGTGATTCAGGCATTTGTTTGCCTTTGTTAGATATAGTTGGCATATTTTTGAATTATAGATGCACAAAATTGCGATTTTTTTTTGAAAGTAAATGCAATAAAAAGGTTTATCAATTGTTAAATCTTTATTTTTAAACTATTTATTTACTAACTTTATAATAAATAAATTTAATGAAATCAATTCTACTTTTCTTCTTACTGTGTGTAATTTTTCCTGTTTATTCTCAAGATGGTTTTCAGTTTCAAGGTAAAGCGACTAAAACGGTTGTTCCTTTTCAGTTGATTAATAATTTAGTTTTTGTACCCATAAAAGTAAATGGTGTTGAGCTTAATTTTTTATTGGACACAGGTGTTGCCGAAACCATTCTTTTTAGTCTGGAAGAAAAAAAAGAGTTCCGTTTTCTAAATACAAAGAAAATAACCCTAAGAGGTTTGGGAAGTCAAAAATCTGTAGAAGGATTAAAATCAACTAATAATACACTTGCCTTTAGTCATATGATTAGTAGAAATCATTTGTTGTATATTGTATTAGATCCAGAATTTAATTTTTCTTCTCATGTGGGTATTCCAGTAAATGGAATCATTGGTTACCAGTTTTTCAGAAATAATTTAGTAGAAATTGATTATCAGCATAAGAAAATTATTGTTTATAAGCATGATGAAAAGAATCGATTAAAGGTATCTAAAAAATCAGCTGTTCTGCCTATAATAGTAGAAAAATCTAAACCTTATATATTTAGTAATGTAATTATTGATACTGGTATCATTCCTGTTAAATTGTTAATTGATATCGGCAACAGTGATGCGTTATGGTTGTTTAATAACAATAGAAATGATTTGCAAATTCCCTCTAAAAATTTCGATGATTTTCTTGGAAAAGGTTTTAGTGGAGATATTGAAGGGAAAAGAGCTAGAATAGCTCGTTTTGAGTTGGGGACTTTTCATTTTGATAGTCCATTAGCAGCCTTTCCTGATAGTGTGTCTGTAAAGAATGTTGAAATGGTTCCTGGTAGAATGGGATCGGTTGGAGGTGAAATTATGCGTAGATTTAAAGTAATTTTTGATTATAAAAATAATGAACTTTTTTTGAAAAAAAATAATAATTTTAAAAGCTCTTTTACTTACAATAGAAGCGGCATAGAGGTAGAACATTATGGTCTTGTATGGGTACAAGAAACAGTAAAAATGGAGGCTGTATCTTCAAGTTTAGGTTATAGTGAAGGTGGGGGAGGAGTAACAGTTTATCCCAATGATTTTAAATACAAGTTTCAGTTAAAACCAAATTTTCAAATATCACATGTAAGAAAAAAATCAGCAGCAGCAAGATCAGGTTTGAAAAGTGGTGATGTAATTGTTAAGATTAATAGACTCAATCCTTATGAAATGACCTTACAAGAGATTAGAGCTATATTTAAAGATGAGGATAATAAATGGATTACGATTGAAGTACAACGTAATAGTATACCGCTAAAATTTCAATTTCAACTGGATAACATTTTATAATGTGTCATCCAGCTAGAAACTATTTTAGTCTGTAACGACTTCTCCTTTTATTTTTAGAGCAATTCTTCCACCCTCATAATTTACAGCGTTAGATTCCACTGTAATTGTTTTTCTTATAGGTCCAAGAGTCATGTTGTATTTTACACTTATTTTACCAGTTTTACCAGGCATCACGGGTTCTGTAGGTTTGTACGGGAAAGTACATCCGTTTGTAGATAACACATTTGTAATAATTAGCGGAGCGTTACCTGTATTTGTAAAAACAAAATCTCGAACTCCACTTTCAGTATTTTTCACTCTTCCATAATCAATGGTATTGTCAGGAGCTTCAAAATTAATTTTAGGTCCGTTTTGAGCCAGGCCAATACTTGAAAACAAAATTAATGTAAGTAATGTAATCGTTTTTTTCATTATAATTGTTAGATTCGGTTAGGTAAATATACCTTGTTTATAATTATAGAACAAAATTTTATTTCTCTTTTTATAGTCTACTTAATTATTTACTTTTGTTCACTTATTGAATTACAAATATCAGACCAAAAACAAGAGCTGCATTTTTAGGAATGCTACAACGGTTTTAAAACTCTAAATAAAATGACAATTCCTGCACAATTCGACGCTAAAACTATTGAAAATAAGTGGTATGACTACTGGATGAAGAATAATTATTTTCACTCAGAGCCAGATCATAGAACACCATATACCATAGTAATTCCTCCACCAAATGTAACCGGAGTTTTGCATATGGGGCATATGCTTAACAATACCATACAAGATGTATTGATAAGAAGAGCTCGATTAAAAGGTTTTAATGCGTGCTGGGTTCCTGGTACTGATCACGCATCTATAGCAACAGAGGCGAAGGTTGTAGCAAAGTTGAAGGCAGAGGGAATCAATAAAAATGATCTAACTCGTGAGGAATTCTTAGCGCATGCGTGGGAATGGACAGATAAATATGGCGGAGTAATTTTGGATCAATTAAAAAAACTTGGTGCTTCTTGCGACTGGGAACGAACAAAATTTACAATGGACCCTGATATGTCAGCTTCGGTAATTAAATCTTTTGTTGATTTATACAACAAAGGTTTGATTTATAGAGGATACCGAATGGTAAATTGGGATCCTGAAGCTAAAACAACTTTGTCTGACGAAGAAGTTATATATGAAGAACAACAAGGAAAGCTCTTTTTTCTTAGATATAAAATTGAGGGTACAGAAGAATTTCTAACCATTGCTACAACACGTCCAGAAACAATTTTTGGAGATACTGCAATTTGCATCAACCCTAACGATGAACGTTTTGCTCATTTGAAAGGTAAAAAAGCAATTGTCCCAATTTGCGGAAGAGTAATTCCAATCATTGAAGATGAGTATGTTGATATCGAATTTGGAACAGGTTGTTTAAAAGTGACTCCTGCTCACGATATGAATGACAAAACTCTTGGAGAAAAGCATAATCTTGAGATTATTGATATTTTTAACGAGGATGCAACTTTAAATAGTTTTGGACTGCACTATCAAGGGCAAGATCGTTTTGCGGTTCGGGAACCTATTGCTATAGAATTGCAAACAATAGGTGCTTTAGCAAAAACAGAAACGCATCTTAATAAAGTAGGAACTTCAGAAAGAACCAAAGCTGTTATCGAGCCACGCTTGTCTGATCAGTGGTTTTTAAAAATGGAAGAATTAGTTAAACCAGCAATCAAATCAGTGCTTGAGGATGGTGACATTAAATTGCATCCAGCGCGTTTCAATAATACCTATGCACATTGGTTAAACAATATTAGAGACTGGAATATCTCCCGTCAATTGTGGTGGGGACAACAAATTCCAGCTTATTTTTACGGTGATGGAAAAGAGGATTTTGTAGTTGCAGAGAATATTGATGATGCCTTAAAGTTAGCAAGAGAGAAAACTTTAAACCTTGAACTTGAAACAAAAGATTTAAAACAAGATGTGGACGCCTTAGACACTTGGTTTTCTTCTTGGCTGTGGCCAATGTCTGTTTTTGGAGGAATTATGGATCCTGAAAGCGAAGATTTTAAATATTATTATCCAACGAATGATTTGGTTACAGGTCCAGATATTTTGTTTTTCTGGGTAGCCAGAATGATCATTGCAGGGTATGAATACACGGGGCAGAAACCTTTTACGAACGTATATCTGACTGGTTTAGTAAGAGATAAACAACGCCGAAAAATGTCTAAATCTTTAGGGAATTCTCCTGAGCCTTTAGAATTGATTGAAAAATTTGGTGCTGATGGAGTTCGTGTAGGATTGCTTTTGAGTGCTTCTGCTGGAAATGATATTATGTTTGATGAAGAGTTGTGCAACCAAGGGAAAGCGTTTACTAATAAAATTTGGAATGCCTTCAAATTGATAAAAGGTTGGGAAGTTTCAGATACAATTGAGCAACCCGAATCATCAAAAGTAGCAATTGAATGGTACGAAGCTAAATTGCAGCAAACTCTAGCTGAAATTGAAGATAATTTCGAAAAATATAGAATTTCTGATGCCTTAATGGCTATTTATAAATTGGTTTGGGACGACTTCTGTTCTTGGTTTTTAGAAATGATTAAACCAGCATATCAGCAACCAATTGACAGTATAACTTTTGCGAAAGCGATTGAAATGCTTGAAAATAACCTGAAATTATTGCATCCGTTTATGCCTTTCTTGACTGAGGAAATTTGGCATTTAATTGCAGAGAGAACGGCTGAAGAAGCTTTAATAGTTGCAACATGGCCAGAATTAAAATCATTTGATTCACAATTAATTACAAATTTTGAATCTACAATAGAAGTAATTTCAGGAATTAGAACAATTCGTAAGGATAAAAACATACCCTTTAAGGATGCTATTGACTTTAGAGTACTAAATAATGAAAATGCGTCAACTTATTTTGATAGCGTTGTTGTTAAATTAGGAAATATTAATGATTTAGAATACGTTTCAGATAAAGTAGAGGGAGCACTTTCTTTCCGTGTTAATTCTAACGAATATTTTATTCCAATTACTGGAAAAATCG
This portion of the Flavobacterium sp. CECT 9288 genome encodes:
- the folE gene encoding GTP cyclohydrolase I FolE, which encodes MIKNEEFQDEIGDNHVSLSANNPIRKDAFDISDDDKIEKIKKDVENILLTLGMDLTDDSLKGTPNRVAKMFVKEIFGGLNPNRKPKASTFDNNYKYGEMLVEKNIIVYSTCEHHLLPIIGRAHVAYISNGTVIGLSKMNRIVEYYAKRPQVQERLTMQIVQELQIALGTEDVACVIDAKHLCVNSRGISDIESSTVTSEFGGKFKDTVTRREFLDYIKLETKF
- a CDS encoding pyridoxal phosphate-dependent aminotransferase, which codes for MPTISNKGKQMPESPIRKLVPFSEIAKKKGHKVYHLNIGQPDIKTPEVAMQAVKNIDLTILEYSHSAGNESYRKKLSNYYTQQGIDVSTENIIITTGGSEALLFAMGSTMDQGDEIIIPEPFYANYNGFSTASGVTVVPVISTIENGFALPAVADFEKLITAKTKAILICNPGNPTGYLYSKEEILQLAELVKKHDLFLISDEVYREFTYDGDVHYSVMSIPGLEEHAIMIDSVSKRYSMCGARIGCITSKNKEVMAAAMKFAQARLSPPTIEQIASEAALDTPQSYFDEVISEYRERRDTLIEELNKIDGVVISKPKGAFYCIAQLPIDNADAFAQWLLESFDLNGETVMVAPAAGFYSSPGMGLNQVRIAYVLKKEDLIKAVAILKAAIPAYNAL
- a CDS encoding aspartyl protease family protein gives rise to the protein MKSILLFFLLCVIFPVYSQDGFQFQGKATKTVVPFQLINNLVFVPIKVNGVELNFLLDTGVAETILFSLEEKKEFRFLNTKKITLRGLGSQKSVEGLKSTNNTLAFSHMISRNHLLYIVLDPEFNFSSHVGIPVNGIIGYQFFRNNLVEIDYQHKKIIVYKHDEKNRLKVSKKSAVLPIIVEKSKPYIFSNVIIDTGIIPVKLLIDIGNSDALWLFNNNRNDLQIPSKNFDDFLGKGFSGDIEGKRARIARFELGTFHFDSPLAAFPDSVSVKNVEMVPGRMGSVGGEIMRRFKVIFDYKNNELFLKKNNNFKSSFTYNRSGIEVEHYGLVWVQETVKMEAVSSSLGYSEGGGGVTVYPNDFKYKFQLKPNFQISHVRKKSAAARSGLKSGDVIVKINRLNPYEMTLQEIRAIFKDEDNKWITIEVQRNSIPLKFQFQLDNIL
- a CDS encoding DUF1573 domain-containing protein, which gives rise to MKKTITLLTLILFSSIGLAQNGPKINFEAPDNTIDYGRVKNTESGVRDFVFTNTGNAPLIITNVLSTNGCTFPYKPTEPVMPGKTGKISVKYNMTLGPIRKTITVESNAVNYEGGRIALKIKGEVVTD
- a CDS encoding valine--tRNA ligase, which translates into the protein MTIPAQFDAKTIENKWYDYWMKNNYFHSEPDHRTPYTIVIPPPNVTGVLHMGHMLNNTIQDVLIRRARLKGFNACWVPGTDHASIATEAKVVAKLKAEGINKNDLTREEFLAHAWEWTDKYGGVILDQLKKLGASCDWERTKFTMDPDMSASVIKSFVDLYNKGLIYRGYRMVNWDPEAKTTLSDEEVIYEEQQGKLFFLRYKIEGTEEFLTIATTRPETIFGDTAICINPNDERFAHLKGKKAIVPICGRVIPIIEDEYVDIEFGTGCLKVTPAHDMNDKTLGEKHNLEIIDIFNEDATLNSFGLHYQGQDRFAVREPIAIELQTIGALAKTETHLNKVGTSERTKAVIEPRLSDQWFLKMEELVKPAIKSVLEDGDIKLHPARFNNTYAHWLNNIRDWNISRQLWWGQQIPAYFYGDGKEDFVVAENIDDALKLAREKTLNLELETKDLKQDVDALDTWFSSWLWPMSVFGGIMDPESEDFKYYYPTNDLVTGPDILFFWVARMIIAGYEYTGQKPFTNVYLTGLVRDKQRRKMSKSLGNSPEPLELIEKFGADGVRVGLLLSASAGNDIMFDEELCNQGKAFTNKIWNAFKLIKGWEVSDTIEQPESSKVAIEWYEAKLQQTLAEIEDNFEKYRISDALMAIYKLVWDDFCSWFLEMIKPAYQQPIDSITFAKAIEMLENNLKLLHPFMPFLTEEIWHLIAERTAEEALIVATWPELKSFDSQLITNFESTIEVISGIRTIRKDKNIPFKDAIDFRVLNNENASTYFDSVVVKLGNINDLEYVSDKVEGALSFRVNSNEYFIPITGKIDVAAEIAKLTEELNYIKGFLKSVQVKLSNEKFVANAKPEVIENERKKEADALSKIETIEHSLAGLQ